In Flavobacterium sp. GSB-24, the genomic window AGCAGTCTTCATCAAAAGCATTTCTTCTTTTAAAAGATTTTAAACGCTTTTCAAAAACGGCTAAATTGATTCGGTTAAAGATCTTCTTCTCGATATAATCTCCCATGAGCTGGGCTTTATCAAATTCAAGGATATTTTTATGGCTGTCGTCCTCTTCATCGTCCTGTTCTGCCCATTCCTTGTGCATTTCATACATCCAATATAAGTAGCTGTTCTCTTGCCTGTAATAGGGAATATCCGCAATATGATAGAGATAAGAGCAGACGGAAATAAGCAGTTGTACATTTTTTTTAACCTTGGGGTCATGCGCCATTTGATAAAGCGGTTGGATGGGGATATAATACAGGGTTGTGCCTGTATTGTATTTTTCCTCGCTGATAAAGTAGATTTTCTTACCCTCTTGCAGTAAACGGATTTCGGGGCAGTTTAAAACACTTTCTTTTAGCTTTTTTTCTATATCCGAAATAGCTAAAGCCAAATTGTAGGGATATTCAAAATCTGTTGTACACATCGGTGCTATATTATAATGCCTGGCAAGCTCAGAAAGGGACTTATAAAAATCCTTCTCTGTTTTTTCAAATCTCTTACGAGCCTGCACCGTTTTGGTTTCTTTGAGTTTAGGCAGGAACGAAGTCCTTAGAAAACCATCGGAAGCATATGAGAAGGGACTGATTTTTGCTTGTCCTTTTGTATTTCGCCCGCATCTTTTGGTCTTTGCATCCAAATCATAAACTCGCTGAGCTGTGCGTGCAACTCTTTTTGTCTTTTTTGCTGTGGCGGGACGATTGTCCCCGCTATGATTGTCTTTTGCATAATTCATTGCTTTGAAATTTAATTAACCTTTCGTTCCCATTACGCTTTCAAATCGGTATTCGACAGCATCATCTTTAATGGCAGGTGCTGAGATTTTGGAGGTGGTCAGTATCGGGTATGTGCCTGCATAAAAGTTGAGCACCGTTTCTGCGCTCCATCGTGGTTCGGGGTCAGTGAGCCTGATTTCCTGCCCCTTGTCTTTGAGTATAAATACTCTCTCTAACTGCGTTGCTAATAACATAATTTCTGATATTTAGATTATTTTTTTATTCTTCCTCGTCTTCCTGCTCGTCTTCTTGTTCCATTTCATGAGCAGGGTAAAGGGCATTAATTTGCTCTGTACTTTTCGGTTGGGGTTTTTCTTCCATTGCCCCGAAGAGGCATGGAGTGGCAAACCTGTCCGATAGGGACGTTTTTCTCCTTCTTATCTCCTCAGCCTTTTGGGGGAACTCTGCTATTTCGGGCACTTTGATCCATGCCTCACGGAATTTGCCTTCTTTTTCGAGTTCATCCGCCTTTGCCATTGCGTCTTTGAATTTTTTGTCTTTGGCTTCATTCTGTTTTTTCTGCGAGTCTGCTTTCTCCTTCTCAATGGCGGATTGTTTTTTAGTTTCTTCGATTTGTTTCATAAAAGATTCCATATCCACCATTAAACCCGAAGCGGACTCTATAGGGGTGGTTATGGTCTGAAAAAAACCGTTGTCAAGCTCCTCTGCTGTTCCCCTAAGATTAAGGGGGGGAATGATGTTTTTTGCATTATCCCTGCAGGCGTCATTTTGAATCAAAACCGAAACAATAAGATTGTTTTGTGCTCCTTTTGCAATCGTTAGATGTAAATCGCCTATAATCTGCAACTGCGCTATCTGATTGAAAAAATTTGTGTCCATTTCTCTAAGAATTTAATTGTCCAATTGATTATTACTTTACCGCTTAAGGTTGTAAAGGCGACTGTCTTTGCAGGCAGTCGCCTATGGTTTTAGTTAAGATTTAGGATTTCGCTACCGACGGTTGCAAAAGAGGTGCAGAGTTCAAAAGCCTTTTGGGTCTTTAGCTGTGCCGTACCGCCCATTACAATGGATTGAAGTTTGGCCTGATCATCTTTATATTTGCGCACATTCTGATAGTAGCCCGTCACGGCATTGTATGCCCCGAAAAGTGTGCCTTTTGTAGTTTCCATCTGTTGGGAATCGCTGACCATAGCATATGAAAATGCATCTTCTACAGTATTTTTAAACAAAGTAGAAACTTCATCCTCAGCCCCTTTTTGTAGTAAATCCATTGTTTCTTTGTTGGGACATAAAGCCAACTGAATAAGATTCTTTACTTCCTTATCAGTAACCTTTACCTTAGCCCAATGGTTGAATATGTCCTCTAGCTGAGTGCTCAGCGTATTTGCCAGTCCCATAACCTTGTGCGCATCATCCAAACGCTGTTTAGCACCTGAGGTATGTCTGATGCGCACCACGTTGCTCATCGAGCGGAGCGAAGCGTTAAGGGTATTTTGGCAAACTATGCGAATAGGGGTAAAGGCTGCGGTAATGCTTCCGCTTCCATCATGTGAAGTGGTCAGGAAAATGTACTTTTCAGTTACATCATCGCCATTTCCAACCCTGATATAATCAGGAAGTTTGGCGGTAATAAAGATGCGCTCTCCATTGCCCAATGCCCCTGCAGTTTCATACAAGATACCATCTGACCCTCCGACAATAGCATCAAAAAAACTGAACGCCTCACGGTTTTGTACGATATGGTAGTCTTTTCCCACAACACCGAGCACGGTATTATTATCTGTGCGGACAGTAGCGAAATAGTCGGGAACTTTAAGTTCCGTATTTCCTGTTTCAATGCTGTCAGAAGTTTGTATAATTCCCGAGCCTTTTGTAAATAAGGGGCTTTTAGCTACTTCATAATCCAGCCCAGCGTATTTTATAGCCTCTGCGCTTGTTGGGTATTCCTGCACAATCTGCCCCAGAGAGTGCCACGCTTTTTCTTTTACGGTGAAAAATGAATAATGTCCTGTATTGCTGTTGTAATTGATATTATGTGCCATGATAAATGATTTAATTGTTTATAATTGAATGTATACTGCGTCTTAAAATGGGAGGTCGTCCGCAGGCGGTTGTAGGGCAGGGGTTTTGTTTTCTGCCTGCGGAGCAGTGTCTGCTGTACCTGATTTTTTAACGCTCCCGTGCAGTTTGATCTGCGATGTGTTGAAATTCAGTCCTGCTCGGGGTTCTCCGTTATTTCCTGTCCATGCTCGGGCGCTTACCCTGCCAGTAAGTTCCACAAGGGTTCCTTTAGTAAGTATACCCGCTACTTTTGGGCTTATCCAGTAAGCACACTCAAAGAAGGTTGTCTGTTCCACACGCTCGCCTTCTTTGTTTCTGTAGCGATCGCTCGTTGCTACTGAAAAATTTACTACCTGTTTACTGTTTGACAAGGTGCGTACTACTGCATCTTTTGTCACTCTTCCAATGATGTTCATGATTTCTGCTTTTTTACGTTATTTAAATTCTCTTTTTTGATTTTCATTTGATTTATTCGGCAATGAGAGCTGGTGCTGAAGTTTTGTTTCACTTTCTGGCTGTTTCCAATGCTGTATTTTTTCATTTCTGACATTTTTTTTATTCGTCTAAAGAGCCGCAGTATGCTTTGTTTCGTTTCACGAGCATAAAAGGTTAGTGTCTAGCAGCAGCAAGGTTCTGACAGAAAATACGACCCGTATGGGTGGAGATTTTCTGGCATACCCGAAGGGCATGACCTTGATGCTGGGTTAAGGGCACGATCATACCTTTGCTCTTGAAATGGGATAAACAGCATACCGGCCCTTTGAGTAAAACAGGTGTGGAAGCTTGTGAAAAAGGCATCGGAAAAACGGCTGGTGTGATTGAAAGCCCTGCATTTACGAGCAGCAGAATTTGGAAATAAGGTTTGCGGTTTTAAAATATTGCAGCTGGTAATGCGATGAAAAGAACAATTGTAATTTTATGTTGTAATAGCTCTGGAACTGTCTCTATTTAATTTCTTAAAACAGGTACTTTTACGTGCTCCCTTTATTTTTTAAAAAGCTAATTTGCTGTTTAAAAACACTATTTACGGAAAACCGTATAAATAATTAAAGCCGATTTGATATGTTTGGTAAGAAAATTATTTTGGTTTACAGTCTTCTTCTATTTCAAGGATATTAGCCATTGTATAAAAAAGTATCAAAATGGAATTTGGAATAAACAACTTTAAGGACTTCGCAGAAACTGTCTCTTATTGTGTAACAGCGATTTCTTTAGTGGGATTATGGTGGGCATACAGTTCTTCAAAGAAACAAATTCATTTTACCACTATGGAAAAGTGTGTTTCCAATTTTAAGAAAATTACAAAACGCAGTGGAGTGCCGATTGATAAATCCGCTGAATATATAGAATTTGTCAGTGAAGAACTTTTTTATTTTGAGAATGGCTATCTGCCTCTGGCGGTCAGTATTGAATGGATTGACGGAATGATTGATTACTTGCCGTTCTACGATAAAGGCAAAGTGTTTATTGCCAGTAATCGATTAGATTCATTAAAAAGCCAGGACCAGGCAACTAGGCTTCTTCGGGATTATCCAAGAATTAGAAAAGCAATTCAAATGCGTGAGGCAATTGATTTCGAAATTGTGCATATCTCGATAGAAAATGAAATTGACCGTGATAAAAGAAGGCAGGAGCGTGACAAAATTATTTACGCTGTAATAATGAACTTAAAAATCAGCTGGCTGAGAAAAATTCGCCTTAAGCAAAAAATTGCCAATCGTTAGTGTTTATTCGGCCCATAGAATCAGGCTTAATGAAGGAGATCATTATTAAGGGATATACTAAGCTTAAAACAAATGAAATCGAATTTTATAAGAGATCTGCGAAATTTTTTTAAGTGTAAGGAAGAAGCGATATTTTTAATTTAAAGAGTAAGCATTAATTAAAATTTGTAAAACAAACAATTTATTGCAATTGAAAAATGCCGAACAGACAAATTTTGACTTCATTAAAATTCTAAATGAAGAAAAAACGTATAAACTGCTGTTTCCTGACAGGGAGATCGGCCTTGCCATAGTACTGATTTACGAGAAAATTATTGAGGGTCTTTTTGATGATGATAAATTTACGGAAAAAGATCTTCATGATGCTTTTGAAAGGATATACAAGACAAAAGAACGTTATCCAAAAGAGGTCTATTCCAGTCATATAATGGACCTGCAGGAGTATTTTTTAGATTACAGCCAGGAATCCCAAAAGTATTTTTTTAAAGATTATGCCTATAAATTCTGTAGACATGCAAAAGAAACCCTTAAAGGAGCTTTTAATCCAACGCGGATCCAGAAAATCTGCAGCCATCTTTCCAAAACACTGGAAGAAAGCAGCGATGAAAGAGAGTTGCTGTTCTGGCTCACAGAAATTTTTAAAAAGTTCGAGCCTGACCTTAGGGAACAGATTGATTTCTTAGACAGACAGATAACAGAGTCTATTGAAGTACTTAAGAGGGAAACTGATTTCAGCAACCAAAAATTCATAGATATCCTTATAGCTACGGACCTGAGTATGAACAATGCGCAGAACCACGTAAAAGAACTGCGCTCGGCCTATTCTGAAACAAAAACGATAAGAGGTCTGCTGGAGAATAAGCAAAATGCAGACAATGAGGTAAATGAGCTGATTTCCGAAGTGTATTCATTTGTGAAATACATCAATGAAAGGCTGAATTCAATTGATAGGAAATTAGACAGGATCCAGCCCAAAATAAGGCAGTTATTTTCAACATTGAGCAAACCGCTGCTGAGTTCAAAAATTGAGAAGTTCATTCATCTGCTATTATATAAAAGCACTGTAGAATCCAACAACAGAAATAAACCCGTTGTGTTTCCCGGCAATTTAACTGTTCCTAAAATTCATATCGATACACCAAACTTTACCATAATTGACAAAGACCGCGAATTATTTCCATCCAAGCCAAAGGAAAGAAAAAAATATATTGAGAACCAGAAGGAAATAGGGGAAAACGTTAAGAAAGCCCATGATAAAATAAAGGAAATAGATACTATCAGGAACTGGGAAAAATACATTTTGTCAGAAATAGAATTAAAAGGAAGCATCAGGTTATCAGAAGTCTTTTTTAAAATTATTCAAGAAAATAAAAGCGGCCAGATTGCTGTGAGCGTAACATTTAATATCATTAAATATGTTTACGGCAATAAAGAAAAATTTAAGCTGCAGATTGATAAAGAACTGGAAATCCATCCTGAATTTAAAAATATAACGCTATGGAAAATGAAAGTAATAAAATTAGCCTGAGCAGTTTTCTCTACAGTGACAACGCAGAGGAGCTGTTTGCATCAATTGATTATTTACTGAAGGATGGGATGCACTTTCAAAAGCAGGGGAAACAAATAAACCAGTTCAATTTTATCTCACAGAACCAGGAAAGTCTAAAAATGTATTATAATACTTTTTTTAAGGTTGACCTGGTTGAAGCAGGCCAGGATAGTGCAATTTATTATTACCTGGATTTTATCAACAATAATAGAGGAAACATTTCTGAGAAGCACAGGCATATGCTCAAAAGCGAGTATGTAATTATTGGGTTTCTGATTTATAAAATTGTTTTTATTGACAGAGAAATTGATCTGGAATCTGTTCAAAAATTAAAAGAAAAGATCCGTATTGAATCTGAAGACTATAAAAAGGGAATTTATGCTTTAATAGCCAAATCTAAAAACACAACTCCCGGGAATTACAATGATGACCTTATAGATAAGACCATCGGGTCTGCTCTTGAAGAATTTAAGAAAATTGGATGGATAACCCTGGAAAAAGATGAGTTTCATATACTACCGGCTTTTCAACGATTGCTAAAAGTATATGAGGACTATATAATAAACATAGATGAAACCCTAAACGAACTGAAATGAAAAAATATCCTATAATTAAAAGGCTGTCCGCTTTAGGGATAGTTCACCATCAGGGATTTGACTATGATTTCAATTCGTTCAGGACTGATTTTGTCGGTGAGGGCGGAGCCGGAAAGAGTATGATTTCTGATATGCTGCAATTGATCTGTGTAGGTGCTGCCGCATTTCATTCCCCAACAAAAAGCACCGGTCCAAGACAGCCCAGTACAATGGTTTTAAGAACTGATGGCAAGGGGACCGATATGGGCTATGCTTTTATAAATGTCGAAGTTGAGAAGAATAAATTTATTGGGATCGGCATTTATTTGGAAAGCTCCGGCATGTCTAATATGTTTATTATCCAGAAAGGCAGTAATTTTGAAGACGACACTACACTAGAGGCTTTCGATAAAACTTTGGGATATGCCGATTTTCTTAAAGATGACCAGATACTGCCTATGGAGAATTTGAAAGAACATCTCATAGATACCTTGGAGCTGACCTGCGAGTCGTGGTACAAGACTTCTAGTTATCATAAAATTCTTTTTAAAAATGAAATACTGCCAATTGATTTGTCAATCAGCAGTAAAACTCTGGAGAATTATGCCAAAATTATCCAGGCATTTTCCAGAGAATCTCTGGATATGAACAAAAGCATAAAATTGCAGAACTTTTTATTTGGAGAGGAAAAAGAAAAAGAATTGCTCAGAAAATTCAATGATACCGTGATAGCATTAAACGGAGATTCCAAAGAGTTTGAAAAAAACCTAAATGAAATTGAACTGCTCACAGATAAGCAGAAAGCGCTGAGTGAACTGCTGAAACTGAAAAATGAAAAGGATAAAAAACAGCAGATTTTTCTCCTGGCATCTTTTAATTTTTATTCAAAAGAAATTGCCGATGCAGAAAAACAGATCACTGAGAAGATCAATCTTTATGAAGAGAGTTCAGAAAGACTTATTGAATTAAAAAATATTGTCGAGCAGAAAATAATCAGCACAAAAGAAAAAATAGACCGTATAGAACCAAACTGGGTGGCTGCATTTAAAGAAAAAAACAAGTGCGAGGAAAGTGCCGGTAAAGTAAAAGTATTGAGCGACTGGCTAAAAGATTTTAATTGCTCCAAAGAAGATCTGCAGGCACGCTACAGCAAATACCATCAAAACAAGCATCAGATAAACCAGGTAAAGGAACTGACCGAAAAACTGAAAGCTAAAAACATTTTAAACTTTTTTATCGCTGAAAGACTTGCCGGTAAAAATATACTGGTGCAGATCAATTCAAAAAGCGATCTTTATAGAAAAGAGCTTGAAATCAAAAACAAATTAAAGGCTTTAAATAATATTGAAGATGAAAAATCTTTAGCACATTGGACTTTAAATCAGACTGCGACACTAGATTTATTTCAAGAAAGCATAGTTCATAAATACCAAAATGAGGATATTCGGGTCCAAGAACCAGATAATCCTGCTTTGCGGTTTATCCCCAAACCAGATCTATTACTGGAGAATCTACAAATCGCAAAAAAAGACAGCAAAGGTTTTTGGATTAGTTTAGAGGGGCTTATGGAGTATATACCAATTGTAGAATCGCCCATTTTTGATAAGCAGGATAAAGAAGGGATCAAGGAATATTTCCAGAAACAAACCTCTACAATAAAAGAAGATATTAAAGTTTTAGAGGGAAAACTATCAAGTATTGAACTTCTTAGAGAAGTTTTGGAAGAACTCGAAAATCCCGATGATTACCTGCTGGCATTTAATTCAGACC contains:
- a CDS encoding PRTRC system protein C; this translates as MLLATQLERVFILKDKGQEIRLTDPEPRWSAETVLNFYAGTYPILTTSKISAPAIKDDAVEYRFESVMGTKG
- a CDS encoding PRTRC system protein E; the protein is MDTNFFNQIAQLQIIGDLHLTIAKGAQNNLIVSVLIQNDACRDNAKNIIPPLNLRGTAEELDNGFFQTITTPIESASGLMVDMESFMKQIEETKKQSAIEKEKADSQKKQNEAKDKKFKDAMAKADELEKEGKFREAWIKVPEIAEFPQKAEEIRRRKTSLSDRFATPCLFGAMEEKPQPKSTEQINALYPAHEMEQEDEQEDEEE
- a CDS encoding DUF932 domain-containing protein translates to MAHNINYNSNTGHYSFFTVKEKAWHSLGQIVQEYPTSAEAIKYAGLDYEVAKSPLFTKGSGIIQTSDSIETGNTELKVPDYFATVRTDNNTVLGVVGKDYHIVQNREAFSFFDAIVGGSDGILYETAGALGNGERIFITAKLPDYIRVGNGDDVTEKYIFLTTSHDGSGSITAAFTPIRIVCQNTLNASLRSMSNVVRIRHTSGAKQRLDDAHKVMGLANTLSTQLEDIFNHWAKVKVTDKEVKNLIQLALCPNKETMDLLQKGAEDEVSTLFKNTVEDAFSYAMVSDSQQMETTKGTLFGAYNAVTGYYQNVRKYKDDQAKLQSIVMGGTAQLKTQKAFELCTSFATVGSEILNLN
- the ssb gene encoding single-stranded DNA-binding protein — encoded protein: MNIIGRVTKDAVVRTLSNSKQVVNFSVATSDRYRNKEGERVEQTTFFECAYWISPKVAGILTKGTLVELTGRVSARAWTGNNGEPRAGLNFNTSQIKLHGSVKKSGTADTAPQAENKTPALQPPADDLPF
- a CDS encoding DNA repair protein Rad50; its protein translation is MKKYPIIKRLSALGIVHHQGFDYDFNSFRTDFVGEGGAGKSMISDMLQLICVGAAAFHSPTKSTGPRQPSTMVLRTDGKGTDMGYAFINVEVEKNKFIGIGIYLESSGMSNMFIIQKGSNFEDDTTLEAFDKTLGYADFLKDDQILPMENLKEHLIDTLELTCESWYKTSSYHKILFKNEILPIDLSISSKTLENYAKIIQAFSRESLDMNKSIKLQNFLFGEEKEKELLRKFNDTVIALNGDSKEFEKNLNEIELLTDKQKALSELLKLKNEKDKKQQIFLLASFNFYSKEIADAEKQITEKINLYEESSERLIELKNIVEQKIISTKEKIDRIEPNWVAAFKEKNKCEESAGKVKVLSDWLKDFNCSKEDLQARYSKYHQNKHQINQVKELTEKLKAKNILNFFIAERLAGKNILVQINSKSDLYRKELEIKNKLKALNNIEDEKSLAHWTLNQTATLDLFQESIVHKYQNEDIRVQEPDNPALRFIPKPDLLLENLQIAKKDSKGFWISLEGLMEYIPIVESPIFDKQDKEGIKEYFQKQTSTIKEDIKVLEGKLSSIELLREVLEELENPDDYLLAFNSDLGLEYQLEDHQMYNLEKAVFDDYLDEFSREKQINEELANAETNYSKLEQEKRKWGNLNHNLEQELKTFKMPVIIENIDFYKDKYNFKSTFNAGLEYLKQSIEKAPDYFFKLKQECSTQFINNNQSDSLKEIDLRISDYGHKKNEIYIQNPDLFANETALDASDDIAVEELEKKYTASNIEYISRYKTVVYTFIKDKQHLYEGTDDFSSLCIEILPQEIFDQRDLLEEDIVENISNYLRNINIKNRKLNSRKLQKLSEIIDDVSNEVSSQLMDIRIISNFLNSEEKKISGGHKVSLDVLFDDVLKKEWMNNFTEQINKDIQYGIDESLFETLKTFSAEFENFPALEDKLREAFYRTGGSRTVKLEIKDLLNPKSYYGLKFSIKSAQGNKTDGSTSQTYSAIALLCMAKLSLLDKGTKSKNQEGIRYMAIDEAEGLGSNFDMLYQIAIANHYQILSLSINPNKIDAENQNIYLLHNSLEDENVNYTPVPIFGLSNS